The genomic stretch CCACGAACGCGATCGACCTTGTCATAGTCGATTTCCGGGAAGATGATCTGCTCACGCACACCCATGCTGTAGTTACCACGTCCATCGAATGATTTCGAAGACAGACCGCGGAAGTCGCGGATACGCGGTACAGCAATGGTAATCAGACGCTCAAAGAACTCCCACATGCGTTCGCCACGCAGAGTTACTTTACAGCCGATCGGATAGCCCTGGCGGATTTTGAAGCCTGCAACAGATTTGCGTGCTTTGGTGATCAACGGTTTTTGACCGGAGATAGCTGTCAAATCAGCTGCGGCGTTATCCAGCAGCTTCTTGTCAGCGATCGCTTCACCAACACCCATGTTCAGGGTGATCTTCTCGACCCGAGGGACTTGCATGACAGAATTGTAGCTGAACTGAGTCATCAGTTTGCTAACCACTTCGTCTTTGTAGTAATCATGCAGTTTCGCCATCGTACTACTCCAAATTACTTGATAGTTTCGCTGTTAGACTTGAAGAAACGGACTTTTTTGCCGTCTTCGAATCTAAAGCCTACACGATCCGCCTTGCCGGTGGCCGCATTGAAGATTGCAACGTTAGAAACCTGAATAGCAGCTTCTTTTTCAACGATGC from Dickeya zeae NCPPB 2538 encodes the following:
- the rplE gene encoding 50S ribosomal protein L5 produces the protein MAKLHDYYKDEVVSKLMTQFSYNSVMQVPRVEKITLNMGVGEAIADKKLLDNAAADLTAISGQKPLITKARKSVAGFKIRQGYPIGCKVTLRGERMWEFFERLITIAVPRIRDFRGLSSKSFDGRGNYSMGVREQIIFPEIDYDKVDRVRGLDITITTTAKSDDEGRALLAAFNFPFRK